The nucleotide window TCGATTCGTACACTCCCGTGAGCTGCACCCCTCCGTCCATCAGGATGGGGAGAATCAGGACCGCCAGCACTGGCCAGGAGAAGCGGGGTGAGAACACCAGTGCCACCAACATCCCCACGACCAGTCCGATGAAGATGCCCACGTCCCTGGCGCAGAACGGCATTTGGTTCCCATGGAGGTAGAACGACCGCTCCGCCAGCTGATGGCAGTTGATATCTCCGAACAGATAGACTCCGGCGGCCAGCGGGTTCATTTTCTCCACTTGATCGTAGTTGTCTATGGCGTTCGCCCGCCCGCTGAGGTCGGTGACGCTCCCAGCGGGCAGGGTGAAAGGTGCCAGGAAGACCAGGACGAGCCAAACGGCGAAGAGCATCAGAGCGGCACGCTTGGCCCTGAACATGGGATCCCTCTTCACGCTCCCCCATCGACCGTCCGGGGATAATCGTTTCCCCATTCTCTTCGGCTAGGCAAAGGAAAAATACCATCGACGGCTCTCGTGCAGCGATGATTGCCCTCCCTGATGAAATGGTCGCTCTCAAGAGATTCCACGGACATCTTGGCCCCTATGCCGTTCTCGGTTACCGTATGGGTCTGACCGCCCGCCGCCAGTTCCCCGAGCGCATCTACGCGCGGGTCCACAGCGGCACCAAGAGGCCGCTGTCCTGTCTCTCCGACGGGGTCCAAATGTCCTCCTGCTGCACGCTGGGTAAGAACAACATCATGGTGCTGGAGGAGGGCGAGGCCAGGGTCGAGTTCTCCGACGGCAAGACCGGGCACCTGGAGATGACCGCCCGGTCCGAGGTGGTGGCAGAGATCAATACCCGGTGCGATCATCACAACGAAGAGGAGATGGCCATGCGACTGTACTCCATGCGGGACGATGAGCTGTGGACGGTTACATCAGGGAGTTCAACCCCGTTCGGCAGATGAAGGACACGGCGGCGAACACCACGAACGCCACCGGGGTCCTGGTGGCATAGGCGTGGACGATCCCCCTCCAGCTCCGATCTCCCATGACTAGGACGGTAAAGAACGAGACCAGCAGGGACAGTTCGCCGATGTAGATTCCGGTGATCAAGGCAACATCGTCGGCCATGCCTTCTCCCACCGAGGTCTGGGACCCGATCAGTGCGAACAACGCGCCGGTGACCCCCAGCACGATGGGGGCGAAGACCATGCTCGTGGTGCGCATCATCTCAACCACGCCTTGGAGTTTCTCTTCGATCTTCCCCTGGCATGAGCCGAGATCGGAGAGCATATGAGCAAGATTGAGGGCGATCTGGCCGGCGTAGCGGGGGTCGCGGGCGGCGCATTGCGCTACCGTCACATAGGCGTTCTCGACCACTCGGGAGGCGGCGCGCAGGCTGCCCTCTTCCACGATCATTTCGTCCAGGGGCCTCCCGTACAATCGGGAGCGATAGAGCAGGGAGCGGGCGAAAACCTGGAATGGCGTCCCATCCTGTCCCGTCGCCGCGTCGTGCAGGGCACGTTCGAAAGTCGTCCCCGACACCATGCGATTCCCGATCTGGAACAGCGCCGAGGTCGCCTCCTTCTCCAATTGCTTCCTCCGCCGGCGCGAGGAAATATGGTCCCTAAGCTTCCATCCCAGGAAGGCACAAGGGGTGAGGATTGCGGCCCCCGCGATGGCGTAAGGTCTCAGTTCCCCCAGGTCAGTCAAGGAGGCGGCCAATACCGCGGCGCCCCACAGGGCCACGAGGGGGAGGGAGAACAGCGACCGGATATCCTCCGCATCCCTTCTCACTAGCCCCAGGGGGTTCCTTGTAAGGATGGTCCAGGCATAGCTCATCGCTGACACAGGTATGATGAACAAGAGGAGGAAGGCCAGGTAGGGGAGGGGGATCGCTTGTTCCCCGGTCGCCGCACCCATTGAAGTGCCGAGTGAGAGCAATGGCAGTATGGAGAACAGCATGATCGGGAGCAGTGTCCCGAGGGAAAAGAGGACCATCGTCGGCATCGACAGGGAGGCGGCGTATGAATCAACCGCGTCCCGCACCCCTCCCAGGGCGACCGTGTTGGCCTTGTCCAGCAGACGGTCCATGCCTTGCTTGGTGCGCTCGCAGGTCGCCGAGATGACCAGGTGCAAGGACTGCTTCAGCGAGGAGTTGGACTCAGACAGGGAGGAGCACAGGTCGTCGATCGCCTCGGACAGCGAACCGCTATTACGGGCGAGGTTCGACCACATCGCCTCCCGGAGGCGGGCGGGCAAGGCTCCATCGCCGCGTTCGGAGGCGAAGGTCACCCCCCGCTCCAGGGAGGGGCTGACCTGCATGCTCATGGTCATGCATCCTATAATCGCGGGCGCCTCCCCCAGCATCCTGCGTTCCTCTCCCTGCCCCATGGTGTTGGGAGTGTTGAGGTAAAGGGACGAGGCTATGATGGGCACTAGCAGGGTAGGGATGATCCCGTAGATCAGGATGCCAACGCCGAGCGCTAGGACAGCCATGGCCAGAACGGAAACGGAAAGAAGGGAGGATGCGAGCATCAGGTTCCATGCCCCCTTGCTCAGGGTGCCTTCATCGACCTCGTTGCGCAGCATCCATCGCTCGCCCACCGTGGTCCGGTGGGGGCGCATCGTCCGGTCGAACCAAGGAGGTACCCCTACTTCAGGCAGAAATCCAGGCAGACGAGCGAACAGCACCTCGTTCCAGGACATAGACCTACCTACCCTGGACGGACAATCGGAAATCTGCCGCGATTCTTTCATAGTCCCTATCTCCGGCGTCCAGCCTGTTCCATAGGTACTCGTTGCACCGGCACACCCATTCCGGCTCTAGGTACTGCACGCCTCGGTCGGCCGCGGCATCCAGCAATGCCTGCCGCATGTCGGACCGAGCCTGGATGTTCGCCGCCGCCTCGGTCAGGGTAATGCCCCAGGACCCAGCGATGCGGGCCACCATCCGGGAGGTGACTATGCCCTCAGTAAAGGACCCTGGCCGCAGGAGCTGGTTGAAGGTCACGCAGCCATCCTCCTCCCGGCACTCCGCGACCTCGATGAGCCGGCGGACGGGGCGGGACCCCCCACCCGGGCGGGAGAGACCCATGGTGAGCACCACATCGGTGGCCAGGAAAGCCTCCTTGGGTATACCCATATCATGGACCACTCGGTCATAAACCGAGCTGGCGGAGTCGCCGTGGATGGTGCCCAGGACCGACGAGCCGGCTCTGCCCGCCCGCATACTCTGATAGAGGGTCTGGGCCTCCCTACCGCGCACCTCGCCCAGCACGATGGCCGATTCGCCGAGACGAAGCGATACCCTCAACGCCTGGTCGGCCGCTTC belongs to Methanomassiliicoccus sp. and includes:
- a CDS encoding DUF2085 domain-containing protein, yielding MKRDPMFRAKRAALMLFAVWLVLVFLAPFTLPAGSVTDLSGRANAIDNYDQVEKMNPLAAGVYLFGDINCHQLAERSFYLHGNQMPFCARDVGIFIGLVVGMLVALVFSPRFSWPVLAVLILPILMDGGVQLTGVYESNNLLRLATGALGGIGASYFLGHFSDWLQSGGLNKR
- a CDS encoding formylmethanofuran dehydrogenase subunit E family protein, with product MIALPDEMVALKRFHGHLGPYAVLGYRMGLTARRQFPERIYARVHSGTKRPLSCLSDGVQMSSCCTLGKNNIMVLEEGEARVEFSDGKTGHLEMTARSEVVAEINTRCDHHNEEEMAMRLYSMRDDELWTVTSGSSTPFGR